A genomic region of Halobaculum lipolyticum contains the following coding sequences:
- a CDS encoding aldo/keto reductase, with the protein MSLPSHTLPSGDDLPALGLGTYGLDDDETETSVRAALDAGYTHVDTAEGYRNEAVIGDVLADYDRDDVFLTSKVLAKNLNYENVIRSCEASLERLGTDYLDLYLIHWPNPAVSLRETLDAMARLHERGLVRNVGVSNFSAYQLSCAHHITDVPIAVNQIEFHPWFQRPDLVDYCHESDTVIEASSPLARAEVFDDEVVRDLAETYDKSPAQVVLRWALDRDAVVLPRSATPEHVRANADLDWSLDDTDRRRLDERDRDEPVYDTPTRDWTRETYGIER; encoded by the coding sequence GTGAGCCTCCCATCCCACACCCTGCCGAGCGGCGACGACCTCCCCGCGCTCGGGCTGGGGACGTACGGACTCGACGACGACGAGACGGAGACGAGCGTCCGCGCGGCGCTCGACGCCGGCTACACCCACGTCGACACGGCGGAGGGGTACCGCAACGAGGCGGTCATCGGCGACGTGCTCGCCGACTACGACCGCGACGACGTGTTCCTCACCTCGAAGGTGCTGGCGAAGAACCTGAACTACGAGAACGTGATCCGGTCGTGTGAGGCGTCGCTGGAGCGCCTCGGCACCGACTACCTCGACCTCTATCTGATCCACTGGCCGAACCCGGCCGTCTCCCTCCGGGAGACGCTCGACGCGATGGCTCGCCTCCACGAGCGCGGGCTGGTCCGCAACGTCGGCGTCTCCAACTTCAGCGCCTACCAGTTGAGCTGTGCCCACCACATCACGGACGTCCCCATCGCCGTCAACCAGATCGAGTTCCACCCGTGGTTCCAGCGGCCGGATCTGGTCGACTACTGCCACGAGTCGGACACCGTGATCGAGGCGTCGTCGCCGCTGGCACGCGCCGAGGTGTTCGACGACGAGGTCGTCCGCGACCTCGCCGAGACGTACGACAAGTCGCCCGCACAAGTCGTGTTGCGGTGGGCGCTCGACCGCGACGCCGTCGTGCTCCCGCGCTCGGCGACCCCCGAGCACGTCCGGGCGAACGCGGACCTCGACTGGTCGCTCGACGACACCGACCGCCGGCGACTCGACGAGCGCGACCGCGACGAGCCGGTGTACGACACGCCGACGCGCGACTGGACCCGGGAGACGTACGGCATCGAGCGGTAA
- a CDS encoding universal stress protein, translating to MGLLVPYDGSALSKAALIRAEQFDAILDEGVTALTVIPESNRQYARDRGWIGPDETYTRAAVVANLERSVSAISPNAVFEFVTVGRSAPYGTIANRIRRYARDADVSILFLGSENAGRMVGS from the coding sequence ATGGGGCTGTTGGTGCCGTACGACGGGTCCGCCCTGTCCAAGGCCGCACTGATCCGCGCAGAGCAGTTCGACGCTATCCTCGACGAGGGCGTGACCGCCCTCACCGTGATCCCCGAGAGCAACAGGCAGTACGCGCGCGATCGCGGCTGGATCGGACCGGACGAGACGTACACGCGCGCGGCGGTCGTGGCGAACCTCGAACGGTCGGTGTCTGCGATCTCGCCGAACGCCGTGTTCGAGTTCGTCACGGTCGGCCGGTCGGCCCCCTACGGCACGATTGCGAACCGCATCCGTCGGTACGCCCGCGACGCCGACGTCAGCATCCTGTTCCTCGGCAGCGAGAACGCCGGGCGGATGGTCGGCTCCTGA
- the gfo6 gene encoding D-xylose 1-dehydrogenase Gfo6, with protein MDTDLAAYLDDFTRRDWETLDPDTVDDPVRIAVVGLGWFAREWALPGIARSAYTEATVVCDVDPETTESVAAARDLTGVAPEELRSGAVADEYDAVYVATPNATHLGYVEAAAEQGKAVLCEKPVESTPERAERLVAACDDAGVPLMVGYRMQTDPAVRRLKDLLDAGVLGDVVHVHATMSQTMLGELSTDHDQWRLDPALSGGCALMDIGVYPLNTTRFVLDAEPTRVFGTTRTEHEAFAGVDEHASYRLTFPDGVEAMCSVSQNAQHASRFEVVGTEGRAILDPAFYEREDRGFAVVRGGTRADVDFEQVHQPEAEFAYFGHHLLAGEPFHPDGEHALGDARTLDAIYESAESGAVVELTD; from the coding sequence ATGGACACCGATCTGGCCGCGTACCTCGACGACTTCACCCGACGCGACTGGGAGACGCTCGACCCCGACACCGTGGACGACCCCGTCCGGATCGCCGTCGTCGGGCTCGGCTGGTTCGCCCGCGAGTGGGCGCTCCCCGGCATCGCGCGCTCGGCGTACACGGAGGCGACGGTCGTCTGCGACGTCGACCCGGAGACGACCGAGTCCGTCGCCGCCGCCCGCGACCTGACCGGCGTCGCGCCCGAGGAACTCCGCTCGGGGGCGGTCGCCGACGAGTACGACGCGGTGTACGTCGCGACGCCGAACGCGACCCACCTCGGCTACGTCGAGGCGGCCGCCGAGCAGGGGAAGGCGGTGCTGTGCGAGAAGCCGGTGGAGTCGACGCCCGAGCGCGCCGAACGGCTCGTCGCCGCCTGCGACGACGCCGGCGTCCCGCTCATGGTCGGCTACCGGATGCAGACCGACCCGGCGGTCCGCCGGCTGAAGGACCTGCTCGACGCCGGCGTGCTCGGCGACGTCGTCCACGTCCACGCGACGATGTCGCAGACGATGCTCGGGGAGCTGTCGACCGACCACGACCAGTGGCGCCTCGACCCGGCGTTGTCGGGCGGCTGTGCGCTCATGGACATCGGCGTCTACCCGCTCAACACGACGCGGTTCGTGCTCGACGCGGAGCCGACGCGCGTGTTCGGCACCACCCGGACCGAACACGAGGCGTTCGCGGGTGTCGACGAACACGCCAGCTACCGGCTCACGTTCCCCGACGGCGTCGAGGCGATGTGTTCGGTGAGCCAGAACGCCCAACACGCCAGCCGCTTCGAAGTGGTCGGCACCGAGGGGCGGGCGATCCTCGACCCGGCGTTCTACGAGCGCGAGGACCGCGGGTTCGCGGTCGTCCGCGGCGGCACCCGCGCCGATGTCGACTTCGAGCAGGTCCACCAACCCGAAGCGGAGTTCGCCTACTTCGGCCACCACCTGCTGGCCGGCGAGCCGTTCCACCCGGACGGCGAGCACGCGCTCGGTGACGCCCGGACGCTCGATGCGATCTACGAGTCCGCCGAGTCGGGAGCCGTCGTCGAACTCACCGACTGA
- a CDS encoding aspartate/glutamate racemase family protein: MSSQSTVEYYRGLDAGVNDARGGHHAADLAIRSVDFGRIEAFIREERWTAAGEFLAAAAGDLEAAGADVVLMATNTMHRVAPAIEAALSVPFVHIVDPTAAAVREAGLDTVGVLGTAPVMEGEFYADRFADHGVDVLVPDADDRALVDEVIFEELTRGEIRDRSRDAYLRVIDELAAAGAEGVVLGCTEIELLVDPADTDVPLFDTTALHVERGVEVALSGVDAAVDA; this comes from the coding sequence ATGAGCAGCCAGTCGACGGTGGAGTACTACCGCGGTCTCGACGCCGGCGTCAACGACGCCCGCGGCGGCCACCACGCCGCCGACCTTGCGATCCGCAGCGTCGACTTCGGGCGGATCGAGGCGTTCATCCGCGAAGAGCGGTGGACGGCGGCGGGGGAGTTCCTCGCGGCGGCGGCCGGCGATCTGGAGGCCGCCGGCGCCGACGTCGTGCTCATGGCGACGAACACGATGCACCGGGTCGCCCCGGCGATCGAGGCGGCGCTGTCGGTGCCGTTCGTCCACATCGTCGACCCGACCGCGGCGGCGGTTCGGGAGGCGGGGCTGGACACCGTCGGCGTGCTCGGCACGGCGCCGGTGATGGAGGGCGAGTTCTACGCCGACCGGTTCGCCGACCACGGCGTCGACGTGCTCGTGCCGGACGCGGACGACCGCGCGCTGGTCGACGAGGTGATCTTCGAGGAGTTGACCAGAGGCGAGATCCGCGACCGCTCCCGCGACGCCTACCTCCGCGTGATCGACGAGTTGGCCGCCGCGGGCGCCGAGGGGGTCGTGCTCGGCTGTACCGAGATCGAACTGCTGGTCGACCCGGCCGACACCGACGTGCCGCTGTTCGACACGACCGCCCTCCACGTCGAGCGCGGCGTCGAGGTGGCGCTGTCGGGCGTGGACGCGGCGGTCGACGCCTGA